Proteins encoded in a region of the Armatimonadota bacterium genome:
- the rpsI gene encoding 30S ribosomal protein S9, translated as MARAAQIEKYYGTGRRKSAIARVWLTPGEGKITINGKESKDYLGRPVLEILVRSPFTNLELEGRYDIVATAKGGGITGQAGAVRLGISRAMIEMDSGLRPALKSEGFLCRDSRVKERKKYGRKKARRGFQYVKR; from the coding sequence ATGGCAAGAGCAGCACAAATCGAAAAGTACTACGGCACGGGCCGGCGCAAGTCCGCCATCGCCCGCGTGTGGCTGACCCCCGGCGAAGGCAAGATCACGATCAACGGAAAGGAGTCAAAGGACTACCTCGGCCGCCCCGTGCTTGAGATCCTCGTGCGCAGCCCGTTCACGAACCTCGAACTCGAGGGCCGGTACGACATCGTGGCCACGGCCAAGGGTGGCGGCATCACGGGCCAGGCCGGCGCCGTGCGGCTTGGCATTTCGCGCGCGATGATCGAAATGGACTCGGGTCTGCGCCCTGCGCTCAAGTCGGAAGGCTTCCTCTGCCGCGATTCGCGGGTCAAAGAGCGAAAGAAGTACGGCCGCAAGAAAGCCCGCCGCGGCTTCCAGTACGTCAAGCGATAA
- the rimO gene encoding 30S ribosomal protein S12 methylthiotransferase RimO has product MPDSPPLRAPKVKIVTLGCAKNDVDSEEIAGVLAESGYQIDGGARKADVVVINTCGFLEAAKEESVRAIREAVRERKAGRIGKVIVAGCLAQRLGPELAKLAPGADTYVGVGQMARFGEIVGGVRGLGSGVRGTGVGQGLLRKEAIISSATGLPRSQSGPPDQVPQTPTPEPHSPNIDPPHHLWADVKTRIRSGHPWSAYLKVSEGCDHKCTFCTIPSFRGAHQSKPIERLVEEARFLASTGAKELNLIAQDVTQYGYDLYREFTLPRLLRELNGIDGIEWIRILYFYPNRLTDEVVEAMATLPKVLPYIDIPLQHAHPETLRRMKRPWDGERYLKLFENLRTAMPECAIRTTFIVGFPGETDEEFEYLLEFMRSARLDRVGAFKYSREPGTPSHDMEGQVSPRVKQLRYDTLMRLQQGISLEVNQGWVGKKLKVLVEGEVAGGQVVRFSGSQVVGGSGDEVFRSSGSQVAGGTGPENLKTQNLNTQNLNTTLIARSHRDAPEIDGLVYVEGPRSEVRGQGEFMEVEVTKAGEYDLWAS; this is encoded by the coding sequence GTGCCGGATTCGCCTCCCCTTAGGGCTCCCAAGGTCAAGATCGTGACGCTCGGGTGCGCCAAGAACGACGTCGACTCGGAAGAGATCGCCGGCGTGTTGGCCGAGTCGGGATACCAAATCGACGGCGGCGCGCGCAAGGCCGACGTGGTGGTCATCAACACCTGCGGCTTTCTCGAGGCCGCCAAGGAGGAATCGGTCCGCGCCATCCGTGAGGCTGTGCGTGAGAGGAAGGCGGGACGCATCGGCAAGGTCATCGTCGCCGGATGTCTCGCCCAAAGGCTCGGGCCGGAGCTCGCCAAGCTGGCCCCCGGCGCAGACACCTATGTCGGAGTGGGGCAGATGGCGCGGTTTGGCGAGATCGTCGGGGGCGTTCGGGGTCTGGGGTCTGGGGTCCGGGGTACGGGTGTCGGGCAGGGCTTGCTCCGAAAAGAGGCGATCATTTCCAGTGCTACCGGCTTGCCACGCTCTCAGTCTGGCCCCCCGGATCAAGTTCCCCAGACCCCAACCCCGGAACCCCACAGCCCCAACATTGACCCGCCCCATCATCTTTGGGCCGACGTGAAAACGCGCATTCGTTCGGGCCATCCCTGGTCTGCCTATCTCAAAGTTAGCGAAGGCTGCGACCACAAGTGCACGTTTTGCACCATTCCCAGCTTTCGGGGGGCGCACCAAAGCAAGCCGATCGAGCGCCTGGTAGAAGAGGCGAGGTTCCTGGCGAGCACGGGCGCCAAAGAGCTCAATCTGATCGCGCAGGACGTCACGCAGTACGGCTATGACCTCTATCGAGAGTTCACGCTCCCAAGGCTCCTGCGCGAGCTCAACGGGATCGACGGGATCGAGTGGATTCGCATCTTGTATTTCTATCCCAACCGCCTGACCGACGAGGTCGTCGAGGCGATGGCCACGCTGCCGAAGGTGTTGCCGTACATCGACATCCCGCTGCAGCACGCGCACCCCGAGACGCTGCGCCGGATGAAGCGCCCCTGGGACGGCGAGCGCTATTTGAAGCTCTTTGAGAATCTGCGTACGGCGATGCCGGAATGTGCGATCCGCACGACGTTCATCGTGGGCTTTCCGGGCGAGACCGACGAGGAGTTCGAATACCTGCTCGAGTTCATGCGGTCGGCGCGGCTGGACCGGGTGGGGGCGTTCAAATACTCCCGCGAACCAGGGACCCCGAGCCACGACATGGAGGGGCAGGTGTCGCCCCGGGTCAAACAGCTTCGTTACGACACGCTCATGCGCCTGCAGCAGGGCATCTCGCTTGAGGTGAACCAGGGCTGGGTGGGGAAGAAGCTCAAGGTGCTGGTGGAGGGGGAGGTTGCAGGTGGCCAGGTTGTCAGGTTTTCAGGCTCTCAGGTGGTCGGGGGTTCAGGTGATGAGGTGTTCAGGTCATCAGGTTCTCAGGTGGCCGGGGGGACAGGTCCTGAAAACCTGAAAACCCAGAACCTGAACACCCAAAACCTGAACACCACCCTTATCGCTCGCTCCCACCGCGACGCGCCCGAGATCGACGGTCTGGTGTATGTGGAAGGTCCGAGGTCCGAGGTCCGTGGCCAGGGGGAGTTCATGGAAGTCGAAGTCACGAAAGCTGGCGAATACGATCTTTGGGCCTCCTAA
- a CDS encoding FtsX-like permease family protein — protein MAPVRCALGILSLLLSAATVAQLKPQGLEGLYRQRVAAVSSASVRQSLETIASFGGRLPGSTGERKALEWAESQFAAIGLKNIRREPFLVTVPDPDALGSLTVGVESVALLPLWPNAARTSTCDVSGPLIYGGKGSLEELSGHKIAGSIVVLEFNSGQNWRNAAKLGAVAIVFLEPEQTDRWQAEMKFSGVPLDVPRFWLPMRLAGPALSAAAHGERAELRCRQDWVTRQTFNVIAECPGTDPSAKGEPVLFSAYADAMCVVPGLALGGEGAGSLAALVELARITQAHRGRRTALFMATAAHSLGLQGVREFIDRRLEKDPWKLLLSVSLDLSSGSSTLGSFAQGYYFDYRGEAWTNQRDLSRVLREHADALAPLLGENSGRRVLSDAVNDSDGRTWKNNIPAKFAFDCEPFIQARYNALTWATVDDERTRVDTPFDIVGAVRLGNLLQQVRTAACLTANLLEDSSKPGETSNRRIPIRASLPQRSSLVGGFATVEGRVVRFDPKQSFLPDVPVEGSLVVSMHWLKSLMGVRPTLVQYTQGPQAKYRFIGMPLASSWFETVQRRVRLAAMKLEPESGEIVYANNQNSWEQLEPFRLTTVLKSTPISVFRCVSSELYDLVDPHDLKALVFGRVLSAASDAEPTRYSLFFFNQFSRFTSDTEDACVLFTPPGYRWKLLMGNDFSLNRLVLTNGTQSSPNGLGYESRQVGEIGISEPIQISYRSASDLITLNQDRIRRFDKYRIIGQGIRELHELSKQELAAAKAAKDRTDWAEAERRSRSAWGYALSAYPLIRSTVDDVVLGVVFYLFLLIPFSYFAERLLFAARSLLRQLVGSLSIFVVCFGFLRLVHPAFEIVSNPTMIFVAFVMGALSLVVMGFVAGKFESSLKTLRAVQSGVHEVDVGRASVAVAAFNLGISNMRRRKARTALTTGTLVVMTFIVLSFTSIVTDLRLMDTPGEAPARYPGILVRNPGLDPIETSGYGWLKNLYGHEAKVVRRAWYYGADIRDTSTLALTKGDRLAEPRAVLGMDPDEADVLRPQECLLPGGRWFVPGDRRVVILPRSIAEQLRIDPSEAGKVQIQFAGQDHTVIGILEDTLLRGLTDLDGDNVEPADFTLSTRFQTQSRSIGESFRKYLRLDPGLVFLVPADEAIGLGATLRSVAVRFRDFDETKRALEGLMPRIRLNLYASVPSEKGSSGEVRMFSTRQGSKSTGLGLVLVQMLIAAVFVFGTMAAGVYERTKEIGVLSAVGLAPNHIATLFFAESLVYGVFGAVLGYFMAQGLSKAVLATGLLPGLYLNFSATSAVLSAVVVIAVVLLSTIYPARVAAKIAAPALDEEMMAHEPEGDEWREPLPFRVTRDEAAGIVAFLSEWFQAYEEYTIGDFVTSQTEVFGQSGGPDRSNEPGLFGLRTQVWIAPYDLGVCQKLELSAHPSGTDDIYQLDLTLHRESGDPENWVLVNRRFLGYLRQQFLTWRTLGDEERAKYMNSEPNG, from the coding sequence ATGGCTCCCGTTCGATGCGCGCTGGGGATCTTGAGCCTGCTCCTGAGCGCCGCGACGGTTGCCCAACTGAAACCGCAGGGCCTCGAGGGCCTCTATAGGCAGCGCGTTGCCGCGGTCTCGTCGGCATCCGTCCGGCAGTCTTTGGAGACAATCGCCTCCTTCGGTGGCCGGTTGCCAGGTTCGACCGGAGAGCGGAAAGCGCTGGAGTGGGCAGAGTCCCAGTTCGCAGCCATTGGGCTGAAGAACATCCGGCGCGAGCCCTTTCTGGTTACCGTGCCAGACCCCGATGCCCTTGGTTCCCTGACAGTCGGAGTGGAGTCGGTGGCGCTTCTGCCCCTTTGGCCCAATGCGGCCAGGACCTCTACTTGCGACGTCTCTGGCCCGCTTATCTATGGCGGAAAGGGCTCGCTTGAAGAGCTTTCAGGCCACAAGATCGCTGGCTCGATCGTGGTCCTTGAGTTCAATTCTGGACAGAACTGGCGCAACGCCGCCAAGCTTGGCGCCGTCGCGATCGTGTTCCTCGAACCCGAGCAGACCGATCGCTGGCAGGCGGAAATGAAGTTCAGCGGGGTTCCGTTGGACGTTCCAAGGTTCTGGCTCCCCATGCGCCTTGCCGGGCCCGCCCTCTCCGCGGCGGCCCATGGCGAGAGGGCAGAACTTCGGTGCCGCCAAGATTGGGTGACCCGCCAAACCTTCAACGTCATCGCCGAATGCCCTGGCACCGACCCCTCGGCAAAGGGCGAGCCCGTGCTGTTTTCAGCCTACGCGGACGCGATGTGCGTTGTTCCTGGCTTGGCCCTCGGAGGCGAGGGCGCGGGCAGCCTGGCGGCGCTCGTCGAACTTGCCCGGATCACTCAGGCCCACCGCGGCCGCCGGACCGCGCTGTTCATGGCCACCGCCGCACACAGTCTGGGCCTCCAAGGCGTCCGCGAGTTCATCGATCGCCGCCTCGAAAAGGACCCGTGGAAGCTGTTACTGTCGGTCTCGCTCGACCTTTCGAGTGGCAGTTCGACGCTGGGGAGCTTCGCCCAGGGCTACTATTTCGACTACCGAGGAGAGGCCTGGACGAACCAGCGCGACCTCTCCAGGGTCTTGCGAGAGCATGCCGACGCGCTTGCGCCGCTGCTTGGGGAGAACTCGGGAAGGCGGGTCCTCTCCGACGCCGTGAATGACTCCGATGGCCGCACCTGGAAGAACAACATCCCGGCCAAGTTCGCCTTCGATTGCGAACCGTTCATCCAGGCTCGGTACAACGCCCTGACCTGGGCCACCGTTGATGACGAGCGCACCAGGGTGGACACTCCGTTCGACATCGTCGGTGCGGTCCGCCTAGGGAACCTGCTGCAGCAAGTGCGCACCGCGGCCTGCCTCACCGCCAACTTGCTGGAGGACTCCTCGAAGCCTGGCGAGACCTCCAATCGGCGTATTCCGATCCGTGCTTCGCTGCCTCAGCGCTCATCGCTTGTGGGAGGTTTCGCCACGGTCGAGGGCCGAGTCGTCCGGTTCGACCCCAAGCAGAGCTTCCTGCCCGACGTGCCCGTCGAGGGCTCGCTCGTGGTCAGCATGCATTGGCTCAAGTCGCTGATGGGAGTGCGGCCCACCCTGGTCCAGTACACCCAAGGGCCGCAAGCGAAGTACCGGTTCATTGGCATGCCCCTGGCAAGCTCGTGGTTCGAGACCGTTCAGCGCAGGGTTAGGCTCGCCGCGATGAAACTGGAACCGGAAAGCGGGGAGATTGTCTATGCGAACAACCAGAACTCCTGGGAGCAACTCGAACCGTTCAGGTTGACGACGGTCCTGAAGTCCACGCCGATCTCGGTGTTTCGCTGCGTGTCGTCCGAGCTTTACGACTTGGTGGACCCCCACGACCTCAAGGCGCTCGTCTTCGGAAGGGTGCTCTCCGCGGCGAGCGACGCCGAGCCGACCCGCTACAGCCTCTTCTTCTTCAATCAGTTCAGCAGGTTCACCAGCGACACCGAGGACGCCTGCGTGCTGTTCACGCCGCCGGGCTACCGTTGGAAGCTCCTGATGGGCAACGACTTCAGCCTGAACCGGCTGGTGCTGACGAACGGAACGCAAAGCTCCCCAAACGGCCTGGGATACGAGTCGCGGCAAGTCGGCGAGATCGGCATTTCGGAGCCGATCCAGATCAGTTATCGGTCCGCATCCGATCTCATCACCCTGAACCAGGATCGAATCAGACGATTCGACAAGTACCGGATCATCGGGCAGGGAATCCGAGAGCTTCACGAGCTCTCAAAGCAAGAGTTGGCTGCCGCCAAGGCGGCAAAGGACCGTACCGATTGGGCAGAGGCCGAGCGCCGATCGAGGTCCGCGTGGGGCTACGCCTTGAGCGCCTATCCCCTCATCCGAAGCACGGTCGACGACGTGGTGCTCGGGGTCGTCTTTTATCTCTTTCTCCTGATTCCGTTCAGCTATTTCGCGGAGAGGCTGCTCTTTGCCGCACGCTCGCTGTTGAGGCAGCTCGTGGGCTCTCTGTCTATCTTTGTGGTCTGCTTTGGGTTTCTGAGGTTGGTTCACCCAGCGTTTGAGATCGTCTCAAACCCCACGATGATTTTCGTGGCGTTTGTGATGGGCGCGTTGAGCTTGGTGGTGATGGGGTTTGTGGCAGGCAAGTTCGAGTCGTCGCTCAAAACCTTGCGTGCGGTACAAAGCGGGGTCCACGAGGTGGACGTAGGCCGGGCGAGCGTCGCGGTGGCAGCGTTCAATCTAGGCATCTCCAACATGCGGCGGCGCAAGGCGCGGACGGCCCTGACTACCGGCACGCTGGTGGTCATGACCTTCATCGTGCTCAGCTTCACCTCGATCGTGACGGACTTGCGTCTGATGGACACGCCCGGCGAGGCGCCGGCACGGTACCCGGGCATCCTCGTGCGCAATCCGGGCCTCGACCCCATCGAGACCTCAGGTTACGGGTGGCTGAAGAACCTCTATGGGCATGAGGCGAAGGTGGTGCGTAGGGCCTGGTACTATGGCGCCGACATCCGCGACACCAGCACCCTGGCCCTCACCAAAGGGGACCGCCTGGCGGAGCCGCGAGCGGTATTGGGCATGGACCCCGACGAGGCCGACGTCCTGCGTCCGCAGGAGTGCCTCTTGCCTGGCGGAAGGTGGTTTGTGCCGGGCGATCGGCGAGTGGTGATCCTGCCGCGATCCATCGCCGAGCAGCTAAGAATCGACCCCTCGGAAGCGGGCAAGGTCCAGATCCAGTTTGCAGGGCAGGATCACACGGTCATCGGCATCCTCGAAGACACCCTGCTGCGCGGCCTCACCGACCTCGATGGCGACAATGTGGAACCGGCAGACTTTACGCTATCCACGCGCTTTCAAACGCAGTCCCGCTCGATCGGCGAGAGCTTTCGAAAGTACCTGCGCCTCGACCCTGGACTGGTGTTTCTCGTCCCGGCGGATGAAGCGATTGGGCTCGGCGCGACGCTCCGGTCGGTGGCGGTGCGCTTCCGGGACTTCGATGAGACCAAACGCGCCCTGGAAGGGCTGATGCCGAGAATCAGGCTAAACCTCTACGCATCGGTCCCTTCGGAGAAGGGCTCGAGTGGCGAAGTTCGAATGTTCAGCACTCGGCAAGGCTCGAAGAGCACCGGCCTGGGCCTGGTGCTGGTGCAGATGCTGATCGCCGCGGTGTTCGTCTTCGGGACCATGGCGGCAGGCGTCTATGAGCGCACGAAGGAGATTGGAGTGCTGAGTGCGGTGGGCCTCGCGCCCAACCACATTGCCACCCTTTTCTTCGCCGAGTCGCTGGTCTATGGGGTGTTTGGGGCCGTGCTGGGCTACTTTATGGCACAAGGGTTGAGCAAAGCGGTTTTGGCGACGGGCCTGCTGCCCGGGCTCTACCTCAATTTCAGCGCGACCTCCGCCGTGCTTTCAGCCGTTGTGGTTATCGCGGTGGTTCTGCTCAGCACCATTTATCCGGCGAGGGTTGCCGCCAAGATTGCTGCGCCGGCGCTCGACGAGGAGATGATGGCTCACGAGCCCGAGGGGGACGAATGGCGCGAGCCGTTGCCTTTCAGGGTCACCCGTGATGAGGCCGCTGGCATCGTGGCGTTTCTCAGCGAGTGGTTCCAGGCCTACGAGGAATACACGATCGGCGACTTTGTGACGAGCCAGACCGAGGTCTTTGGCCAGAGCGGCGGCCCGGATCGTTCGAACGAACCGGGGCTCTTCGGGCTTCGGACGCAGGTGTGGATCGCGCCATATGACCTGGGTGTGTGTCAGAAGCTAGAGCTCTCAGCTCATCCCTCGGGAACCGACGACATCTACCAGCTCGATCTCACACTCCATCGCGAATCGGGTGACCCTGAGAACTGGGTGCTCGTCAACCGCCGGTTCCTGGGGTACCTGCGACAACAGTTCCTCACATGGCGCACGCTGGGCGACGAGGAACGCGCGAAATACATGAACTCCGAACCCAATGGGTGA
- a CDS encoding HAD-IIA family hydrolase, with amino-acid sequence MAIRLVVLDLDGTVYRGEQVIPNAPEAIRALRERGLLVRFVTNNSRATPTWLVEKLSRMGIQALPEEALSSGMAAADHLVREGLRSAYVVGEWGLAESLRDRLIEVVNGGSDGAPTSEASRQADTVVAGIDRSFTYAKLNGAMQQIRRGARFVATNADTTYPVENGGLVPGAGSIVAAIRACSGVEPVLVGKPNPLMLEMVVSESGCAKEEILVVGDRIGTDIEWGRAYGCPTHLVLTGVTETAPPGVRWSEDLLGLPEIG; translated from the coding sequence ATGGCCATCCGACTCGTCGTTCTGGACCTCGATGGGACGGTGTACCGTGGCGAGCAGGTGATTCCCAACGCCCCAGAGGCCATTCGGGCCCTACGCGAGCGCGGCCTCTTGGTGCGGTTTGTGACCAACAACTCCCGCGCGACTCCGACGTGGCTCGTCGAGAAGCTGTCCCGCATGGGAATCCAGGCCTTGCCCGAGGAGGCGCTGAGCTCAGGAATGGCAGCGGCGGACCATCTGGTGCGCGAGGGGCTGCGTTCGGCGTATGTGGTCGGCGAATGGGGGCTCGCGGAGAGTTTGCGCGATCGCCTGATCGAGGTCGTGAATGGCGGTTCGGACGGGGCGCCGACTTCCGAAGCCAGCCGGCAAGCCGACACCGTCGTTGCCGGGATCGACCGCAGCTTCACCTACGCCAAGCTCAATGGGGCGATGCAGCAGATTCGGCGCGGGGCGAGGTTTGTCGCCACGAACGCAGACACCACCTACCCGGTCGAGAACGGCGGCCTAGTTCCCGGCGCGGGCTCGATCGTGGCCGCGATTCGAGCCTGTTCGGGCGTCGAGCCGGTCCTCGTCGGTAAGCCCAACCCGCTGATGCTGGAGATGGTCGTCAGCGAATCGGGCTGCGCCAAAGAGGAGATATTGGTGGTGGGCGATAGGATCGGCACCGACATCGAATGGGGCCGTGCCTATGGTTGCCCCACGCATCTGGTGTTGACCGGCGTCACCGAAACCGCGCCGCCCGGGGTCCGGTGGTCGGAGGACCTTTTGGGGCTTCCCGAAATCGGATGA